One region of Triticum aestivum cultivar Chinese Spring chromosome 6B, IWGSC CS RefSeq v2.1, whole genome shotgun sequence genomic DNA includes:
- the LOC123140105 gene encoding uncharacterized protein codes for QSRQKSYADSKRKAIEYEVGDRVYLRVSPLRGVKRFGVKGKLAPRFVGPYEILQRMGEVAYKLELPKGLSGVHDVFHVSQLKKCHPEIAEVPLRDTVPLEAIQLKDDLTYEEKPVKILDYASRVTRSKVIKFCKVQWSHHTEDEATWEREEVLLKDHPH; via the coding sequence cagtccagacagaagagctatgccgattcaaagcgcaaagcgattgagtatgaagttggagacagagtatatctcagagtatccccgcttcgaggagttaagcgttttggagttaaaggaaagttagcaccccgtttcgttggaccatatgagattttgcaacgtatgggagaagttgcttataagttggaattgccaaaaggactgtcaggagttcatgatgtattccatgtttctcagttgaagaaatgtcacccagagatagcagaggtaccgttaagagacacagtgccactggaagcaattcagttgaaggatgatttgacatatgaggaaaaacctgttaagattctcgattatgccagcagagttacccgcagcaaagttatcaagttttgtaaagttcagtggagccaccacactgaggatgaagccacctgggaaagagaggaagttttgctcaaggaccaccctcac